In Solanum stenotomum isolate F172 chromosome 6, ASM1918654v1, whole genome shotgun sequence, one DNA window encodes the following:
- the LOC125869215 gene encoding uncharacterized protein LOC125869215 isoform X1, translated as MADSAPSPENSAVANSQPPTESDNKTSQSDPSPAPSLSSPLPPPPPSIQPYSGIPPSFRPATPPAPLPGVGVAPMFSPLPNPNLQQQTLNFPNPSVQPPGVNSVPPSMIPAPTAGVGAVQMGSAPQIMPPYAMPGQMMRPYAPMPNGYHAMPQPAPQGAMIHPGIPRYASPYTQMARPVFPPRPLGAVGIIPPLMRPPIPMMRPPIIPLVARPAAIPSITQTEKPQTTVYVGKISSTAENEFMLSLLQLCGPVRSWKRAQDPTNGSLKGFGFCEFEAAEGVLRALRLLNKLNIDGQELMLNVNQATRDFLERYVEKKAENSKKPKESETEGTEKEEESALGGETNENAKTPTEPPESSTEESKQDSGDKGNKENLDAANFGLVTDEDRQADKEALEKLKDMIEERLKNKPLPPPPPPPHPQAPKDGSDNSYTENLNDGEPGRDTAKNEEKNDDVNESKTSSEHDKAEISSPDHRRQDRRSRDRERDLKREKERELERYEREREQERTKREKEREYKTREDDRRYKSREKEWETREREREHWRKREREREKERAQERKWDIVEQERECEDGYRKRKHRTSDEERKRRHREKEDDLADRSKEVEEIAEAKRRADEEHQKKEQEEALKILSGHLANGREKAVSYEENNLDSQDKNIETAQDNLSQGEGVAQNGTDEESVLAATAASDMRHNSNAPTKRLEFGLSGSGKRAAVPSFFNADEDEDTQKEKKMRPLVPIDYSADEQHLVQPSISEASPTTAAEFAKRISNVNAKEERPDVEKERHRRTHDRSSQRDRDRHDEETNRTRDDSRNLDHDRVREPRPDKVKTPDNQKLLDAKQLIDMIPKTKDELFSYEINWAIYDKNALHERMRPWISKKITDFLGEEEPTLVDYIVSSTQEHVKATEMLERLQSILDEEAEMFVLKMWRMLIFEIKKVETGLALRPKS; from the exons ATGGCGGATTCAGCTCCTTCGCCGGAAAATTCCGCCGTCGCAAATTCACAACCACCAACGGAATCCGATAACAAAACTTCCCAATCAGATCCATCTCCGGCACCGTCGTTATCTTCACCTCTGCCACCACCTCCGCCGTCGATCCAGCCTTACTCTGGGATACCTCCGTCGTTTCGTCCGGCGACGCCACCAGCACCACTACCTGGTGTTGGTGTAGCTCCTATGTTCTCGCCTCTTCCTAACCCTAACTTGCAGCAGCAAACATTGAATTTTCCGAATCCTTCTGTTCAGCCTCCCGGAGTGAATTCTGTGCCGCCGTCGATGATTCCAGCACCTACAGCTGGTGTTGGAGCTGTACAGATGGGTTCGGCTCCGCAAATTATGCCGCCTTATGCTATGCCTGGACAGATGATGAGACCGTACGCTCCTATGCCTAACGGTTACCATGCTATGCCTCAGCCTGCTCCACAGGGCGCCATGATTCATCCCG GAATTCCGCGTTATGCATCACCGTACACACAGATGGCTCGACCAGTGTTTCCTCCACGCCCACTAGGTGCAGTAGGCATTATTCCTCCCTTGATGCGCCCTCCAATCCCTATGATGCGTCCTCCAATCATTCCTCTTGTTGCCAGGCCAGCTGCCATCCCAAGCATTACTCAAACAGAGAAACCACAAACAACAGTTTATGTTGGCAAGATATCGTCCACTgcagaaaatgagtttatgctTTCTCTTTTGCAG CTCTGCGGGCCTGTTAGGAGTTGGAAGCGTGCTCAAGATCCGACTAATGGATCACTGAAAGGTTTTGGGTTTTGTGAGTTTGAGGCTGCTGAGGGAGTTCTCCGTGCATTAAGATTGCTCAACAAATTAAACATCGACGGGCAGGAGCTAATG TTAAATGTCAATCAAGCAACTCGCGATTTCCTTGAACGGTATGTTGAAAAGAAAGCAGAAAACTCAAAGAAACCCAAAGAATCTGAAACTGAAGGCactgagaaagaagaagaaagtgcaTTAGGTGGGGAGACGAATGAAAATGCAAAGACGCCCACAGAACCTCCTGAGTCTAGTACAGAAGAATCAAAGCAAGATAGTGGTGATAAAGGGAACAAAGAAAATCTCGATGCTGCTAACTTTGGTCTGGTCACTGACGAAGATAGGCAAGCTGACAAAGAGGCCTTGGAGAAGCTCAAGGATATGATAGAGGAAAGGCTGAAGAATAAACCATtaccacctccacctccacctccacatCCACAAGCACCTAAAGATGGTTCTGATAACTCATATACGGAAAACCTCAATGATGGGGAACCAGGTAGAGATACAGCAAAAAATG aagaaaaaaatgatgatgTCAACGAAAGTAAAACTTCAAGTGAGCATGACAAGGCCGAGATTAGCTCACCGGACCATCGTAGGCAAGATAGGAGAAGCAGGGATCGGGAGAGGGATTTGAAGAGGGAAAAGGAAAGGGAACTCGAAAGGTATGAGAGAGAACGTGAACAAGAACGAACTAAGAGAGAGAAGGAGAGAGAGTACAAGACCCGCGAAGATGACCGTAGGTACAAGTCCCGTGAAAAAGAGTGGGAAACAAGAGAAAGGGAGAGGGAACATTGGcgaaaaagagagagagaaagggaGAAAGAAAGGGCTCAGGAACGCAAATGGGATATAGTGGAACAAGAACGTGAATGTGAAGATGGttatagaaaaagaaaacacaGGACTAGTGACGAGGAGAGGAAAAGACGGCATAGGGAGAAGGAAGATGACTTGGCCGACAGGTCTAAAGAAGTAGAAGAGATTGCTGAGGCTAAGAGAAGAGCAGACGAGGAACATCAGAAAAAAGAACAGGAGGAGGCATTGAAAATCCTTTCTGGTCATCTAGCCAATGGACGTGAAAAAGCTGTTTCATATGAGGAAAACAATCTTGATAGCCAAGATAAGAATATCGAGACTGCTCAGGATAATTTAAGCCAGG GTGAAGGAGTTGCACAAAATGGGACTGATGAAGAATCCGTGTTGGCAGCTACTGCAGCATCAGACATGAGGCATAATAGCAATGCCCCTACGAAAAGGTTAGAATTTGGCCTCTCAGGCTCAGGAAAAAGAGCTGCTGTCCCGTCTTTCTTCAATGCGGATGAGGATGAGGAtactcaaaaagaaaagaaaatgaggcCATTGGTTCCAATTGACTACTCAGCTGACGAGCAACATCTGGTCCAACCTTCCATCTCTGAAGCATCGCCGACTACAGCTGCAGAATTTGCTAAGCGAATTTCAAATGTCAATGCTAAAGAAGAGAGGCCTGACGTAGAGAAGGAGAGACATAGAAGAACTCATGACAGATCCAGCCAGAGGGATCGGGACAGGCATGATGAGGAGACTAACCGAACCAGGGATGACAGTAGAAACCTTGATCATGACAGAGTTCGGGAACCTAGACCTGATAAGGTTAAGACGCCTGATAATCAGAAGCTTTTAGATGCAAAGCAATTGATTGACATGATTCCAAAGACCAAAGATGAGTTGTTCTCTTATGAGATAAACTGGGCTATTTATGacaag AATGCATTGCATGAAAGGATGAGACCGTGGATCAGTAAGAAGATCACTGATTTTCTTGGTGAGGAGGAGCCGACGCTGGTAGACTACATCGTCTCCAGCACTCAAGAACATGTCAAGGCAACTGAGATGCTGGAGAGGCTCCAAAGTATATTAGATGAAGAAGCTGAAATGTTTGTTCTGAAGATGTGGAGGATGCTTATATTTGAAATCAAGAAAGTTGAGACAGGTTTGGCTTTGAGGCCCAAATCCTAA
- the LOC125869215 gene encoding uncharacterized protein LOC125869215 isoform X4, whose amino-acid sequence MARPVFPPRPLGAVGIIPPLMRPPIPMMRPPIIPLVARPAAIPSITQTEKPQTTVYVGKISSTAENEFMLSLLQLCGPVRSWKRAQDPTNGSLKGFGFCEFEAAEGVLRALRLLNKLNIDGQELMLNVNQATRDFLERYVEKKAENSKKPKESETEGTEKEEESALGGETNENAKTPTEPPESSTEESKQDSGDKGNKENLDAANFGLVTDEDRQADKEALEKLKDMIEERLKNKPLPPPPPPPHPQAPKDGSDNSYTENLNDGEPGRDTAKNEEKNDDVNESKTSSEHDKAEISSPDHRRQDRRSRDRERDLKREKERELERYEREREQERTKREKEREYKTREDDRRYKSREKEWETREREREHWRKREREREKERAQERKWDIVEQERECEDGYRKRKHRTSDEERKRRHREKEDDLADRSKEVEEIAEAKRRADEEHQKKEQEEALKILSGHLANGREKAVSYEENNLDSQDKNIETAQDNLSQGEGVAQNGTDEESVLAATAASDMRHNSNAPTKRLEFGLSGSGKRAAVPSFFNADEDEDTQKEKKMRPLVPIDYSADEQHLVQPSISEASPTTAAEFAKRISNVNAKEERPDVEKERHRRTHDRSSQRDRDRHDEETNRTRDDSRNLDHDRVREPRPDKVKTPDNQKLLDAKQLIDMIPKTKDELFSYEINWAIYDKNALHERMRPWISKKITDFLGEEEPTLVDYIVSSTQEHVKATEMLERLQSILDEEAEMFVLKMWRMLIFEIKKVETGLALRPKS is encoded by the exons ATGGCTCGACCAGTGTTTCCTCCACGCCCACTAGGTGCAGTAGGCATTATTCCTCCCTTGATGCGCCCTCCAATCCCTATGATGCGTCCTCCAATCATTCCTCTTGTTGCCAGGCCAGCTGCCATCCCAAGCATTACTCAAACAGAGAAACCACAAACAACAGTTTATGTTGGCAAGATATCGTCCACTgcagaaaatgagtttatgctTTCTCTTTTGCAG CTCTGCGGGCCTGTTAGGAGTTGGAAGCGTGCTCAAGATCCGACTAATGGATCACTGAAAGGTTTTGGGTTTTGTGAGTTTGAGGCTGCTGAGGGAGTTCTCCGTGCATTAAGATTGCTCAACAAATTAAACATCGACGGGCAGGAGCTAATG TTAAATGTCAATCAAGCAACTCGCGATTTCCTTGAACGGTATGTTGAAAAGAAAGCAGAAAACTCAAAGAAACCCAAAGAATCTGAAACTGAAGGCactgagaaagaagaagaaagtgcaTTAGGTGGGGAGACGAATGAAAATGCAAAGACGCCCACAGAACCTCCTGAGTCTAGTACAGAAGAATCAAAGCAAGATAGTGGTGATAAAGGGAACAAAGAAAATCTCGATGCTGCTAACTTTGGTCTGGTCACTGACGAAGATAGGCAAGCTGACAAAGAGGCCTTGGAGAAGCTCAAGGATATGATAGAGGAAAGGCTGAAGAATAAACCATtaccacctccacctccacctccacatCCACAAGCACCTAAAGATGGTTCTGATAACTCATATACGGAAAACCTCAATGATGGGGAACCAGGTAGAGATACAGCAAAAAATG aagaaaaaaatgatgatgTCAACGAAAGTAAAACTTCAAGTGAGCATGACAAGGCCGAGATTAGCTCACCGGACCATCGTAGGCAAGATAGGAGAAGCAGGGATCGGGAGAGGGATTTGAAGAGGGAAAAGGAAAGGGAACTCGAAAGGTATGAGAGAGAACGTGAACAAGAACGAACTAAGAGAGAGAAGGAGAGAGAGTACAAGACCCGCGAAGATGACCGTAGGTACAAGTCCCGTGAAAAAGAGTGGGAAACAAGAGAAAGGGAGAGGGAACATTGGcgaaaaagagagagagaaagggaGAAAGAAAGGGCTCAGGAACGCAAATGGGATATAGTGGAACAAGAACGTGAATGTGAAGATGGttatagaaaaagaaaacacaGGACTAGTGACGAGGAGAGGAAAAGACGGCATAGGGAGAAGGAAGATGACTTGGCCGACAGGTCTAAAGAAGTAGAAGAGATTGCTGAGGCTAAGAGAAGAGCAGACGAGGAACATCAGAAAAAAGAACAGGAGGAGGCATTGAAAATCCTTTCTGGTCATCTAGCCAATGGACGTGAAAAAGCTGTTTCATATGAGGAAAACAATCTTGATAGCCAAGATAAGAATATCGAGACTGCTCAGGATAATTTAAGCCAGG GTGAAGGAGTTGCACAAAATGGGACTGATGAAGAATCCGTGTTGGCAGCTACTGCAGCATCAGACATGAGGCATAATAGCAATGCCCCTACGAAAAGGTTAGAATTTGGCCTCTCAGGCTCAGGAAAAAGAGCTGCTGTCCCGTCTTTCTTCAATGCGGATGAGGATGAGGAtactcaaaaagaaaagaaaatgaggcCATTGGTTCCAATTGACTACTCAGCTGACGAGCAACATCTGGTCCAACCTTCCATCTCTGAAGCATCGCCGACTACAGCTGCAGAATTTGCTAAGCGAATTTCAAATGTCAATGCTAAAGAAGAGAGGCCTGACGTAGAGAAGGAGAGACATAGAAGAACTCATGACAGATCCAGCCAGAGGGATCGGGACAGGCATGATGAGGAGACTAACCGAACCAGGGATGACAGTAGAAACCTTGATCATGACAGAGTTCGGGAACCTAGACCTGATAAGGTTAAGACGCCTGATAATCAGAAGCTTTTAGATGCAAAGCAATTGATTGACATGATTCCAAAGACCAAAGATGAGTTGTTCTCTTATGAGATAAACTGGGCTATTTATGacaag AATGCATTGCATGAAAGGATGAGACCGTGGATCAGTAAGAAGATCACTGATTTTCTTGGTGAGGAGGAGCCGACGCTGGTAGACTACATCGTCTCCAGCACTCAAGAACATGTCAAGGCAACTGAGATGCTGGAGAGGCTCCAAAGTATATTAGATGAAGAAGCTGAAATGTTTGTTCTGAAGATGTGGAGGATGCTTATATTTGAAATCAAGAAAGTTGAGACAGGTTTGGCTTTGAGGCCCAAATCCTAA
- the LOC125869215 gene encoding uncharacterized protein LOC125869215 isoform X3: MLVMFGIPRYASPYTQMARPVFPPRPLGAVGIIPPLMRPPIPMMRPPIIPLVARPAAIPSITQTEKPQTTVYVGKISSTAENEFMLSLLQLCGPVRSWKRAQDPTNGSLKGFGFCEFEAAEGVLRALRLLNKLNIDGQELMLNVNQATRDFLERYVEKKAENSKKPKESETEGTEKEEESALGGETNENAKTPTEPPESSTEESKQDSGDKGNKENLDAANFGLVTDEDRQADKEALEKLKDMIEERLKNKPLPPPPPPPHPQAPKDGSDNSYTENLNDGEPGRDTAKNEEKNDDVNESKTSSEHDKAEISSPDHRRQDRRSRDRERDLKREKERELERYEREREQERTKREKEREYKTREDDRRYKSREKEWETREREREHWRKREREREKERAQERKWDIVEQERECEDGYRKRKHRTSDEERKRRHREKEDDLADRSKEVEEIAEAKRRADEEHQKKEQEEALKILSGHLANGREKAVSYEENNLDSQDKNIETAQDNLSQGEGVAQNGTDEESVLAATAASDMRHNSNAPTKRLEFGLSGSGKRAAVPSFFNADEDEDTQKEKKMRPLVPIDYSADEQHLVQPSISEASPTTAAEFAKRISNVNAKEERPDVEKERHRRTHDRSSQRDRDRHDEETNRTRDDSRNLDHDRVREPRPDKVKTPDNQKLLDAKQLIDMIPKTKDELFSYEINWAIYDKNALHERMRPWISKKITDFLGEEEPTLVDYIVSSTQEHVKATEMLERLQSILDEEAEMFVLKMWRMLIFEIKKVETGLALRPKS; this comes from the exons ATGCTTGTAATGTTTG GAATTCCGCGTTATGCATCACCGTACACACAGATGGCTCGACCAGTGTTTCCTCCACGCCCACTAGGTGCAGTAGGCATTATTCCTCCCTTGATGCGCCCTCCAATCCCTATGATGCGTCCTCCAATCATTCCTCTTGTTGCCAGGCCAGCTGCCATCCCAAGCATTACTCAAACAGAGAAACCACAAACAACAGTTTATGTTGGCAAGATATCGTCCACTgcagaaaatgagtttatgctTTCTCTTTTGCAG CTCTGCGGGCCTGTTAGGAGTTGGAAGCGTGCTCAAGATCCGACTAATGGATCACTGAAAGGTTTTGGGTTTTGTGAGTTTGAGGCTGCTGAGGGAGTTCTCCGTGCATTAAGATTGCTCAACAAATTAAACATCGACGGGCAGGAGCTAATG TTAAATGTCAATCAAGCAACTCGCGATTTCCTTGAACGGTATGTTGAAAAGAAAGCAGAAAACTCAAAGAAACCCAAAGAATCTGAAACTGAAGGCactgagaaagaagaagaaagtgcaTTAGGTGGGGAGACGAATGAAAATGCAAAGACGCCCACAGAACCTCCTGAGTCTAGTACAGAAGAATCAAAGCAAGATAGTGGTGATAAAGGGAACAAAGAAAATCTCGATGCTGCTAACTTTGGTCTGGTCACTGACGAAGATAGGCAAGCTGACAAAGAGGCCTTGGAGAAGCTCAAGGATATGATAGAGGAAAGGCTGAAGAATAAACCATtaccacctccacctccacctccacatCCACAAGCACCTAAAGATGGTTCTGATAACTCATATACGGAAAACCTCAATGATGGGGAACCAGGTAGAGATACAGCAAAAAATG aagaaaaaaatgatgatgTCAACGAAAGTAAAACTTCAAGTGAGCATGACAAGGCCGAGATTAGCTCACCGGACCATCGTAGGCAAGATAGGAGAAGCAGGGATCGGGAGAGGGATTTGAAGAGGGAAAAGGAAAGGGAACTCGAAAGGTATGAGAGAGAACGTGAACAAGAACGAACTAAGAGAGAGAAGGAGAGAGAGTACAAGACCCGCGAAGATGACCGTAGGTACAAGTCCCGTGAAAAAGAGTGGGAAACAAGAGAAAGGGAGAGGGAACATTGGcgaaaaagagagagagaaagggaGAAAGAAAGGGCTCAGGAACGCAAATGGGATATAGTGGAACAAGAACGTGAATGTGAAGATGGttatagaaaaagaaaacacaGGACTAGTGACGAGGAGAGGAAAAGACGGCATAGGGAGAAGGAAGATGACTTGGCCGACAGGTCTAAAGAAGTAGAAGAGATTGCTGAGGCTAAGAGAAGAGCAGACGAGGAACATCAGAAAAAAGAACAGGAGGAGGCATTGAAAATCCTTTCTGGTCATCTAGCCAATGGACGTGAAAAAGCTGTTTCATATGAGGAAAACAATCTTGATAGCCAAGATAAGAATATCGAGACTGCTCAGGATAATTTAAGCCAGG GTGAAGGAGTTGCACAAAATGGGACTGATGAAGAATCCGTGTTGGCAGCTACTGCAGCATCAGACATGAGGCATAATAGCAATGCCCCTACGAAAAGGTTAGAATTTGGCCTCTCAGGCTCAGGAAAAAGAGCTGCTGTCCCGTCTTTCTTCAATGCGGATGAGGATGAGGAtactcaaaaagaaaagaaaatgaggcCATTGGTTCCAATTGACTACTCAGCTGACGAGCAACATCTGGTCCAACCTTCCATCTCTGAAGCATCGCCGACTACAGCTGCAGAATTTGCTAAGCGAATTTCAAATGTCAATGCTAAAGAAGAGAGGCCTGACGTAGAGAAGGAGAGACATAGAAGAACTCATGACAGATCCAGCCAGAGGGATCGGGACAGGCATGATGAGGAGACTAACCGAACCAGGGATGACAGTAGAAACCTTGATCATGACAGAGTTCGGGAACCTAGACCTGATAAGGTTAAGACGCCTGATAATCAGAAGCTTTTAGATGCAAAGCAATTGATTGACATGATTCCAAAGACCAAAGATGAGTTGTTCTCTTATGAGATAAACTGGGCTATTTATGacaag AATGCATTGCATGAAAGGATGAGACCGTGGATCAGTAAGAAGATCACTGATTTTCTTGGTGAGGAGGAGCCGACGCTGGTAGACTACATCGTCTCCAGCACTCAAGAACATGTCAAGGCAACTGAGATGCTGGAGAGGCTCCAAAGTATATTAGATGAAGAAGCTGAAATGTTTGTTCTGAAGATGTGGAGGATGCTTATATTTGAAATCAAGAAAGTTGAGACAGGTTTGGCTTTGAGGCCCAAATCCTAA
- the LOC125869215 gene encoding uncharacterized protein LOC125869215 isoform X2: MADSAPSPENSAVANSQPPTESDNKTSQSDPSPAPSLSSPLPPPPPSIQPYSGIPPSFRPATPPAPLPGVGVAPMFSPLPNPNLQQQTLNFPNPSVQPPGVNSVPPSMIPAPTAGVGAVQMGSAPQIMPPYAMPGQMMRPYAPMPNGYHAMPQPAPQGAMIHPGIPRYASPYTQMARPVFPPRPLGAVGIIPPLMRPPIPMMRPPIIPLVARPAAIPSITQTEKPQTTVYVGKISSTAENEFMLSLLQLCGPVRSWKRAQDPTNGSLKGFGFCEFEAAEGVLRALRLLNKLNIDGQELMLNVNQATRDFLERYVEKKAENSKKPKESETEGTEKEEESALGGETNENAKTPTEPPESSTEESKQDSGDKGNKENLDAANFGLVTDEDRQADKEALEKLKDMIEERLKNKPLPPPPPPPHPQAPKDGSDNSYTENLNDGEPEEKNDDVNESKTSSEHDKAEISSPDHRRQDRRSRDRERDLKREKERELERYEREREQERTKREKEREYKTREDDRRYKSREKEWETREREREHWRKREREREKERAQERKWDIVEQERECEDGYRKRKHRTSDEERKRRHREKEDDLADRSKEVEEIAEAKRRADEEHQKKEQEEALKILSGHLANGREKAVSYEENNLDSQDKNIETAQDNLSQGEGVAQNGTDEESVLAATAASDMRHNSNAPTKRLEFGLSGSGKRAAVPSFFNADEDEDTQKEKKMRPLVPIDYSADEQHLVQPSISEASPTTAAEFAKRISNVNAKEERPDVEKERHRRTHDRSSQRDRDRHDEETNRTRDDSRNLDHDRVREPRPDKVKTPDNQKLLDAKQLIDMIPKTKDELFSYEINWAIYDKNALHERMRPWISKKITDFLGEEEPTLVDYIVSSTQEHVKATEMLERLQSILDEEAEMFVLKMWRMLIFEIKKVETGLALRPKS, translated from the exons ATGGCGGATTCAGCTCCTTCGCCGGAAAATTCCGCCGTCGCAAATTCACAACCACCAACGGAATCCGATAACAAAACTTCCCAATCAGATCCATCTCCGGCACCGTCGTTATCTTCACCTCTGCCACCACCTCCGCCGTCGATCCAGCCTTACTCTGGGATACCTCCGTCGTTTCGTCCGGCGACGCCACCAGCACCACTACCTGGTGTTGGTGTAGCTCCTATGTTCTCGCCTCTTCCTAACCCTAACTTGCAGCAGCAAACATTGAATTTTCCGAATCCTTCTGTTCAGCCTCCCGGAGTGAATTCTGTGCCGCCGTCGATGATTCCAGCACCTACAGCTGGTGTTGGAGCTGTACAGATGGGTTCGGCTCCGCAAATTATGCCGCCTTATGCTATGCCTGGACAGATGATGAGACCGTACGCTCCTATGCCTAACGGTTACCATGCTATGCCTCAGCCTGCTCCACAGGGCGCCATGATTCATCCCG GAATTCCGCGTTATGCATCACCGTACACACAGATGGCTCGACCAGTGTTTCCTCCACGCCCACTAGGTGCAGTAGGCATTATTCCTCCCTTGATGCGCCCTCCAATCCCTATGATGCGTCCTCCAATCATTCCTCTTGTTGCCAGGCCAGCTGCCATCCCAAGCATTACTCAAACAGAGAAACCACAAACAACAGTTTATGTTGGCAAGATATCGTCCACTgcagaaaatgagtttatgctTTCTCTTTTGCAG CTCTGCGGGCCTGTTAGGAGTTGGAAGCGTGCTCAAGATCCGACTAATGGATCACTGAAAGGTTTTGGGTTTTGTGAGTTTGAGGCTGCTGAGGGAGTTCTCCGTGCATTAAGATTGCTCAACAAATTAAACATCGACGGGCAGGAGCTAATG TTAAATGTCAATCAAGCAACTCGCGATTTCCTTGAACGGTATGTTGAAAAGAAAGCAGAAAACTCAAAGAAACCCAAAGAATCTGAAACTGAAGGCactgagaaagaagaagaaagtgcaTTAGGTGGGGAGACGAATGAAAATGCAAAGACGCCCACAGAACCTCCTGAGTCTAGTACAGAAGAATCAAAGCAAGATAGTGGTGATAAAGGGAACAAAGAAAATCTCGATGCTGCTAACTTTGGTCTGGTCACTGACGAAGATAGGCAAGCTGACAAAGAGGCCTTGGAGAAGCTCAAGGATATGATAGAGGAAAGGCTGAAGAATAAACCATtaccacctccacctccacctccacatCCACAAGCACCTAAAGATGGTTCTGATAACTCATATACGGAAAACCTCAATGATGGGGAACCAG aagaaaaaaatgatgatgTCAACGAAAGTAAAACTTCAAGTGAGCATGACAAGGCCGAGATTAGCTCACCGGACCATCGTAGGCAAGATAGGAGAAGCAGGGATCGGGAGAGGGATTTGAAGAGGGAAAAGGAAAGGGAACTCGAAAGGTATGAGAGAGAACGTGAACAAGAACGAACTAAGAGAGAGAAGGAGAGAGAGTACAAGACCCGCGAAGATGACCGTAGGTACAAGTCCCGTGAAAAAGAGTGGGAAACAAGAGAAAGGGAGAGGGAACATTGGcgaaaaagagagagagaaagggaGAAAGAAAGGGCTCAGGAACGCAAATGGGATATAGTGGAACAAGAACGTGAATGTGAAGATGGttatagaaaaagaaaacacaGGACTAGTGACGAGGAGAGGAAAAGACGGCATAGGGAGAAGGAAGATGACTTGGCCGACAGGTCTAAAGAAGTAGAAGAGATTGCTGAGGCTAAGAGAAGAGCAGACGAGGAACATCAGAAAAAAGAACAGGAGGAGGCATTGAAAATCCTTTCTGGTCATCTAGCCAATGGACGTGAAAAAGCTGTTTCATATGAGGAAAACAATCTTGATAGCCAAGATAAGAATATCGAGACTGCTCAGGATAATTTAAGCCAGG GTGAAGGAGTTGCACAAAATGGGACTGATGAAGAATCCGTGTTGGCAGCTACTGCAGCATCAGACATGAGGCATAATAGCAATGCCCCTACGAAAAGGTTAGAATTTGGCCTCTCAGGCTCAGGAAAAAGAGCTGCTGTCCCGTCTTTCTTCAATGCGGATGAGGATGAGGAtactcaaaaagaaaagaaaatgaggcCATTGGTTCCAATTGACTACTCAGCTGACGAGCAACATCTGGTCCAACCTTCCATCTCTGAAGCATCGCCGACTACAGCTGCAGAATTTGCTAAGCGAATTTCAAATGTCAATGCTAAAGAAGAGAGGCCTGACGTAGAGAAGGAGAGACATAGAAGAACTCATGACAGATCCAGCCAGAGGGATCGGGACAGGCATGATGAGGAGACTAACCGAACCAGGGATGACAGTAGAAACCTTGATCATGACAGAGTTCGGGAACCTAGACCTGATAAGGTTAAGACGCCTGATAATCAGAAGCTTTTAGATGCAAAGCAATTGATTGACATGATTCCAAAGACCAAAGATGAGTTGTTCTCTTATGAGATAAACTGGGCTATTTATGacaag AATGCATTGCATGAAAGGATGAGACCGTGGATCAGTAAGAAGATCACTGATTTTCTTGGTGAGGAGGAGCCGACGCTGGTAGACTACATCGTCTCCAGCACTCAAGAACATGTCAAGGCAACTGAGATGCTGGAGAGGCTCCAAAGTATATTAGATGAAGAAGCTGAAATGTTTGTTCTGAAGATGTGGAGGATGCTTATATTTGAAATCAAGAAAGTTGAGACAGGTTTGGCTTTGAGGCCCAAATCCTAA